gaataccttcaatccggaatagtctactgcatttcccgtccaaatATCTTTTGccactctaccctctagtgatgcccttggtgatcggtttattaGAAGACAAGTCATACTCACTGTCTCGCCCCAGAAGTTCTTCGATAGCCCTGCATTTAATCTGAGACACCAAGCCCTTTTAGAAAGAGTCtggttcatccgttctgccacaccattttgctgaggtgtccgatgaattgtaaaatgtctcttgatgccctactccgcacaaaactccataaaccgagaatcagcgtactTGGTCCCATTATTCGACCTTAAgaatttgattctcctccctatcaGGTTTTTCACTtcaaccttccaaatcttaaacttggcaaatgtacttgatttgtgacacatgaagtaaacccaaacctttcgtgagtaatcatcaattaaattcacataatacacatgtccaccctttgatgcaactctaaccggtccccaaacatttgaatgcaCATAATCCAGAATATCATTTGTCTTGTGTTTAGCTGATCTGAACTTTACCCTGTTATGTTTTTCAAGAACACAAATTCTGCAAAATTCCatctgacatgatttcaagcccttcaaaagtttcctcttgtgtagttccttcatgtcGTGTTCCCCTATATGCCTAAGATGCATATGCCATAAGACGACCTCATTGTGTTCCCCCAATacaatctttgcttaagaaaaaagtTTGTTCAACAAAAAtttagacatataccggctttcaAGTTTTTGCCacatagccgctggagaatcctcctccatcacatgatagagaacttcatcggccaaacacaaatGTATTGTAGAAAtagcctttgcttccaattctctccattttgcctcatccattccaaccGGTTGAACACCAAGTAGAACCTTAGTCATTCCctgttgcacaagaatatcctttactctcctctaccacaaaccaaagtttttgattccatcaaatttgacaatgtcaaatcttgcagaagacgatcctgataccataacaacaatcgctttgataccaatttattgtgaaaatggatcgtataatgaaatcgcacaacggaataaacaacaagaaataaataactcaaccaataaaaacaacaacacaaagatttacgtgatttgacaaagcctacatccactgAAGCAAaagacacacaaatttcactatggaaatcacaatgtacacaatacatttcaataatgatcactctcactctcaaaatatgctcagatgacatatatagagttttctCGTAGGTTCCCCCCcgtttacccaaccacccaacgttcaaaaattcaaaatttcagaaaactaTTGCAGCCCAGGcgcccctcatcgacgaacacgggggcttcgtcgacgagactaagaagaaccttcgttgacgaatatagtGCTCTCGTCGACAATGCCAAAAGTCTGAATTTTCTTGTtctcggtaattattcgtcgacgagcttcagagcctttgtcgacgaacttttgttgttccctcgtcgacgagcataggcccttcgtcaacgagttctgTTGTGCTGTCCCCTTCatatttttccttcttctttctttacttatcaaaacaaaagtataagaACCACATATAACAGTGTACTTATTCTTTTGATAcctaaaatttaaactatattccatcttatttcaACGAGTAGTTATTCTCTCGAACTAACTAAGCCGTAAGTTAAAAATTCTCCATTACGATATCTGGGTAATTAAAAATGCTTTCAAAGTTCCTCCAGAAATCATCCAAAGATTTCTTTTCAATGTAAAAGGAAGATGTTGTAGCAATCCTTGTTTTAATAATTTCTTGTTTTAATCTTTTGTTATGTTATTGCTTGtctttattcttttttctttgaCCTCGTATTTCAGCCTCTCCCTTTCATGCTAAATGTATACTCTGTACTTTTCTTTAGAAGAAAACTATAGTTTCTATTGGGGATAAGCCTGGAGCAACAATCAcccatgaagaaaaaaaataataatcatccacaatGGAATACCGGATATAACGTGGTTCGGTCgaaacgacctacgtccacagagcacacaccaCTACACTATATTGGAAGAAATATTACAAGGAGGAGCCACACTGCTCAACTCACTcagtctctctctttctctctctctctcttactgcaATTCTCTCTGCGTACAACCTCTCTGCACTCACAGCACTCACACTACACACAACACATCTGCACAATCTCCACACACATATATATCCATATAGAGAGAGTAAAATTCAAACATGGTGGCTTAATGTTAGCCATGGTGGGCAAGGCAGGTGAAGGGTTATTGGTATCCATTTACTGTAGGTCCCCAATTTCAGCATAAGCTACAAGGGAAGGTGCTGCTGCCGACGATTCCACACCTGCAATCTCAAATCTCAACAGTTTCTACTcagatttaaatttaattatccaCATTAAGATTGAAAAAttgtttcttattattttattaaagaaTAGTTTAACTTAAATATCTTAGAAATTAATTTATGTTCatatagtatttttaaaattaaatttacaaactATTTTGTTaccttaaaaattttgaaataataatttaGAACATTATAAAAATATCTTAACATAATGTAAAACATCAAACTAAGATGCAATCtagtattttttaatattatttttatataaattatcaAAGTTGGAaattatttagtttttttaaaatattaatttaatattttatatatatatatatatatatatatagagagagagagagagagagagagagagagagattgaataAATCTGGTGTGTGGTCTCGAAGGCTTTATTATTTTTTGCCATTAActgaaaatgaaataaatgatataggaatgataaataaaatattaagaattttagatatattaaatgACACAGACATAAATATTCAAGCTCATATGAAAAAAATCAATAGGATGATTAATATTTGAAATTAtctcataaattttataatttatttttgttttattgaaTTAAAATCTTTTGTAATTGTTAATAGTAATTGAATTACAAATTTTACAATTATTAATTACAATTAAACTAATAATTTATGTAATCGTTCATAATAATTGAATCAATATATCTACTCATACAAATatgaattaaatttaatatttagtTGTAGCTAATTAATAATTTCtgtaataataattgaattaaatatGATAAAGttatgaaatatgtttttttatcaaaaaatataaaattataaaaacattaagatttaaaatttagtgtatatatttaatacaattgtgtATATATGTAAGGGTATTAACCGTGTTTAGTGGAGTACGGAGGTCCTTGTTCCGTCGTCCGCCGTTGCCGTCCGCCGTCGGAGAGCGTTGTGGAGAGCCGTTGCCCAGAGCTTCAAAAAATGACGGAGCCTAAGAAACAAATAGACCTGCAGGACGCCTTGAAACCCTTATTCAAAAGTGCCGCTGAAGCAGAGGTTTGATTATACAATTACTCTTCCATCAGTCTTCAAGTATTGTTGATTTCGGCATTTAGCTCCCCCGTTTTAATTGAAGATTAACTATTAAGGATTTTTAAGTTTGCGCATCTTCAGATTGTATTGAACTTAGATGTTGATCCAAATTCCTTTTGTGAAGAACATGATAAATTTTCTTGCtatttagatgttaatgagtccTTTTCTGGACTAAACATCTTTTTTGAGAAGCTGGGGGGACGTTTATTGGTGAATGAAGTGAAATACCCTTGTTAAATCGATTATGATATTTTCTACTTTCCTGGTTCAAACCAGAATCCTGCCATGTGCTGACTAGTATGTTTTTGTATAAAAGGACCGCTTGTCAAAACTTGAAGCTGTGGCAGCTGCCATTTCCATGAAGAAAGGTTTGTTCTTAGCACTATACCAAACCCTTTTTCAGTTGCATTGATGAGGTTATGGTTCTCAATTTCCCCCCTTCAAATTGGGAATTCATTAAGGTACCGGAAAAGAGGAGCTTTCGAAGAACCTGAGTGAACTCCAGGCAAAGCTGGAACATATGAAGGCAGAGCAAGTCTCAGAGAGAGAAAAGGTGGTACTCATTTATCTTTTTGTTCCGTTTTGTTTGGAGAATTGCTAGTTGGTTATGATTTCTTTCCTTGTAACTTGCAGGCTCAGAAAGAGATTCAGAAGCTTGCTGCAGAAAATGCAAAAATGCAATATCGAATAATCCATCTTGTCCGGGCGCTCAAGGAGGCTGATAGCAAATTGGAGGCCAAGTGAGGTATAACGGTTTCTCAGCAGCTCCTTTTTCATGGCTAGTTGGGTTATGGTACATGTTAGTATTCACTTAACACATTTGTCAAAACTTGAAATAATCCTGTATTTTGTCCCtcttagaggttatttatgtgttttaagcattattattattgtgttagtatgttaattagtgagagttagtaaggatattattgtcattagaatgtatttaatttgtattataaatagagggagagaactatcttcaagttaggtcattcattttaatcaaatcttaacatgttATCAAAGCGTGATCCAACTGAAACCCTATTCCCCCCTCAACTGTCACCAGAAAACACCATTCTCTTGGCTGTCCTTCCCAGATCCACCTTCACCCCACATTATTTCAAAAAACCGACCATAAACCCATAAACAAAACCCCCCAAAGCctaaccccacaaaaccccatcgtTAGAGGAGCACCCATGCGCTGGCCAAATTCCGGAAAAGCCAACCCCACGCGCCAGCATGTGAGTGAATTTCCGACCATTTTTTCCCCCCTCTgccatgttctgattccttctttaaacaatattatcaagctgttaggcctgttttttgctaaaaaattcaactGTTTTCGACCATACAGTTGCGGTATTCCATTAATATCTGTTTAGGGTTTGTGAatgcttctttgtgagttttttggagcagTGGCAGCATTCGTATGTTCAGTTGTAAGGCTGTGGCAGCGCTATATCtgtcggtgagttgttcaccttgtccatggttgtgtcggtgcttcacatagtttgtgattgtcccaatTAGTTTTGACTGTTTTTCTTGTCTGAAattggtgtggttgctgatttgtgagtgttgggatggagtctataaattccaaaaatttgtttcctacatcaATGTCACaaataacaactcaaaagttggatggaaagaactatgttcaatggtctaaagcagTTCAGGTTTATTTAGCATGATTAGGAAAATCTAACCACTTGCTTCAATCTGATCCTTTTGATGAAAATAGAAAAGACGTGTGGGCTCAAGAAGATGCCTTAATTGTTCCCAAttatggaattcgatggagccatAGGTTGCACGGATGTGTATGTatctagatacatgcaaggagatttaagattatgtcaaacttctatactttagtaacattacacgtatgtgTAATTTATTTTAGGATTATTTTCAGTTACAATAAGGAGATAAGAGTATTGCAAATTAATTTGGAGAGAGAAAgcatattcatgaggagcttaatgtCCTGTAACCTATAATTGCCGACGTTCTTGAGATGTAGAAGTAGAGGGAGCAAATGACAGTTCTTTGTGTTCTAGTAGACTTGAGACCCAAGTTTGAGGTAGTCTAGTCCTAGATACTTAGTAGTGTCGAGCTACCATCATTTGCTGATATTTATTCTCGTGTTCTTTGTGCTTACTTTAGCACGCATTCTCTTGCTCTTGCATTTGGCTTTGAGAGGACAACCTTCGCTACATAGGGTGATTCTAATTCTTTACCAAACAACTGCAAAAGTTATTGAGGTAGTTTGAGTGGTTGTAGTGGTAGAGACGGACGAGATAGAGGTACTccttgcaagtgcactcattgtggatgaaGTAATAATACTATTGAGAGGTTGGGATCTTCGCGGTAGATCTTCATGTGTTGCCAATACAGCCACCACAgactcctcacctttggggcCGAGTGGGGGGCAACGCACTGTATCCatgtcaaaggaagagtattccaagttcctgcaatatcaagcgtcacaacaaaCTTCTCTTCCCATgacatctcttgcccaaacaggtGATCCCACAGTATGCCTATCATTCAGTACTTCTCGTCCTAGGCCTTGGGTCATAGACTTCAATGCTACAGATCATATCATAGGTATACCTAGCTTCTTCAttcttcaatatcctgcaaatttaccttgtgttactcttgttgATAAATCCATCACTGCAGTTAAGGGAATTGGgattgtaaatcccacttcttatatttctcttcctttagtttatatattcccaaatttcctttcagtCTTATGTCcgttagcaaaattactaaatccatgaattgtttagtGACATTCTCCTctaattttgtggttattcaggatttgaagatgaggaagacgattggcggGGGGCGTGAAGTtggtggactttatcactttgagccgctatATCCTTCTACCACCTGCACTACTTCTACCACACCTTTTCAAATTTGTTGTCGTTTTGGTCACCCTTCATTGAAAAAGTTAAAATGttttgttcctagtttgagttctgtgtctagtcttgattgtgagtttTTTCAGTTTGGAAAGAACCATCGTGTTCCTTTAgcttcccaagtcaataaacGGGCTGCAGGCctttttatgttagttcattatgatgtttggggtcctagtggggttgtgtccaagttgggttttcggtactttgtaacctttgcggatgattattcaagaatgacttggttatatttaataaaagatcgttatgagttatttcatatattttgtgccttttttttttaaataaagattcaatttggtttgccagtttgaatactttgaagtgataatgctaaagtgTACTttagtgcacaattcactacttatatgactctgtttggtattgttcatcaatcatcctgtgCCCATACTCCTCAAGATGGGGTTgctgagaggaaaaatagacatcttcttgaaataactcgcaccttactttatcgaatgcatgtacctaaagtgttttggagtgatgatgtacttactgcttgttttctcatcaacaaaatgccatcctctgttcttagtggtaaaattccctactccattctctttcctaattcacctttattttctctccctcctcgtatatttgggtatgcgtcctttgttcatcaactagctcctagggtggataagttggatcctcgtgctataaaatgtatCTTTCTGGGCTACTCATATAATCAAAAGGGATATCTTTGTTATAGTTCTGTGTtacatcgcttctttgtttctgctaatgttaccttctttgagtctacacctcaTTACACCCAATAACTGAGTGCTtctaagctcaatgagtctcttgcTTCGGCTAATATTCCAGATTCTACTTTTCTGTCCTTGCTcaaccaaccatctgagtctccatgtagtttgaaTCATTCTCATTGTCTTAATCATCCTAATTTTAGGTGTATTCATGATGGCGACTCCAAGGAAGAGAATCCCTTCTAGTTTCTACTActatgcctttggtttcctcgtctaaTGATCATACTCCCcaagatgttgatcctcctattgttgttcagaaaggtaaatgcacatgtactCAACTTCCCATTTCTaactatgtttgttatgactCTTTATCGCCctcttattattgttttgttactgctctatcatatgctacccttcctaaatctgtttcgaaagccttagcccattttaggtggagggatgctatggttgaagagatgaatgctttacatgacaatggtacttgggacttggtacctcaTCCTCTTGAAAAGTCTGTGGTTAGTTGTCGTtgggtttacactgtgaaagtcaaccttgatggttttgtggctcatcTAAAGGCTTGTCTTGTTGTTAAGGAATGcactcaagtgtatggtttggattattctaaTACTTTTTCTCGAGTTGCCAAACTTACATGAGTGCATCTGTTGATCTCGTTGGCCTCTGCGttagttagatgtgaaaaatgcATTCTTGCAtagtgaccttgaggaggaggtttatatggagcaaccacctaggtttgtttcTCAAGGGGAGTTGGGCTTAGTGTTTCGACTCAGTAAGGCTCTATATgatttaaaacaatctcctagtGCATGGTTTGATCATTTCAGTactatagtacttgagtttggtctttgacAATGTGCTGTAGATCATTTAATGTTTTATCGTCGTATTTCATTAGgaaggatccttcttgttgtttatgtggattaTATTGTTATTaaaggtgatgatgataaaggtgtTCAGAGTCTCAAGCTTTTTCTACATACTAAGTTTCAAATTAAAGATTTGAGATCGTTGAAATACTTCTTAGGTATAGAAGTATTTAGATCTTGTATGGGAACTATTTtttcacaaaggaagtatgttcttgatctattggatgaaactggattgttgggatctaaactggttgatacacccatggatcctaatagttagtgtcagatatgggtgatttgctacctaattcTGGACAATactggagacttgttggaaaattgaattatctcatagtcacttggccggatatatcttttgcaacaaatgTTGTGAGTTAATTTCTGGATTCTCTGATGCAGATTGTGCTGGGTTGCCTTCCAACTGGAGATCCACAATTGGGtattgtatcttttttttttttgatatcgCCGGGTGTCCTGGGCTTACGCACCAAACTAATCCCACACCTACACTAGTCGTACCCTCGACTAACACGTAGGAGGTAAATCGCGGATGTGCGCTACAGGCGGTAGGGTTCGAACCCCAGACTTCACCTTTGTCCAAGACCGTCTAACGCAAGTCCTTACCACTTGAGCTTATGCCCGGGGGCACTGGGTATTGTAtgttggttggtggtaatttggtttcttggaagagtaagaaacaaactgtggtggcaagGTTAAGTGCTGAAttagaatatagagctatggcttaCGCTGCTTGTGAGCTTGTTTGGTTGAAAaccatgttggaagaattgggtatttctcatcctcaacctatgaagttgatatgagataatcaagctgctcttcatttTACCTCCAACCCAATCTTTCATGAGCGAACGAAGCACATTTTAGTTGACTGCCACTTTG
This Malania oleifera isolate guangnan ecotype guangnan chromosome 11, ASM2987363v1, whole genome shotgun sequence DNA region includes the following protein-coding sequences:
- the LOC131168396 gene encoding uncharacterized protein LOC131168396, which translates into the protein MTEPKKQIDLQDALKPLFKSAAEAEDRLSKLEAVAAAISMKKGTGKEELSKNLSELQAKLEHMKAEQVSEREKAQKEIQKLAAENAKMQYRIIHLVRALKEADSKLEAK